A genomic segment from Rhinatrema bivittatum chromosome 19, aRhiBiv1.1, whole genome shotgun sequence encodes:
- the LOC115080815 gene encoding kinetochore protein spc24-like, whose product MLSEDLQVSEDISKEIVQVLCTGESNKLLEKTLDKQEKMLDLLLETEATASHIIQDFLAVEKSVAEKLIGVEAKKQSGLSKLHEIERELKEVSAENTNLEAELKFLMKELEELREMEDEMERMQKEVDEDTTTTIPSAVYLAQLYHKVTRIQWDYDCDPTLIRGIHYNGDLAQPIEMDSKQHSGSSVCDYLWSLVSTEW is encoded by the exons ATGCTGAGCGAAGACCTGCAGGTCTCGGAGGACATTAGCAAGGAGATCGTGCAGGTGCTGTGCACGGGCGAAAGCAACAAGCTGCTGGAGAAGACCTTGGACAAGCAGGAGAAGATGCTGGACCTGCTCCTGGAGACGGAAGCCACTGCCTCCCACATCATTCAAG ACTTTTTAGCGGTGGAGAAGAGCGTGGCCGAGAAGCTGATCGGGGTGGAAGCGAAGAAGCAGAGCGGCCTCTCCAAACTGCATGAGATTGAGCGGGAGCTTAAAGAGGTCTCTGCGGAGAACACCAATCTGGAGGCTGAGCTAAA GTTCCTGATGAAGGAgctggaagagctgagggagaTGGAAGACGAGATGGAGCGGATGCAGAAGGAAGTGGACGAGGACACGACCACCACCATCCCCTCTGCCGT GTACTTGGCTCAGCTGTATCACAAGGTCACCAGAATTCAGTGGGATTACGACTGCGACCCCACTCTGATCAGGGGTA TCCACTACAACGGAGACCTGGCCCAGCCCATCGAGATGGACAGCAAGCAGCACTCCGGCAGCTCCGTCTGCGACTACCTCTGGAGCCTGGTGTCCACCGAGTGGTGA